AAATTTGATGATGATGATGCCTTAACTCCCGAATTTTTAGAAAAAACGGTGGCTGTGTTAGATGCAGACTCTAGGGTGGATTTTGTTTGCACAAATCACTGGATTATTAATCAAAATAATGAAAGGGTTGAATCAGCAACCATTGAAAACTCTCGCAAGTGGGGTAAAGATAAACTCCAACGGGGTGTCATTCCTAATTTGATGCGAGAAACCTTTTTGCAGCAAAGTTTACAGGTAGGTTCAACCCTATTTCGTCGAGCTTGTTTACAAGAAGTTGATTACATGCGTCCACAAGCTGACGGCTGCGAGGATTTTGACTTACTAGTAAGATTAGCGATCGCAGGTAAACAAGGTTATTTTATTCCAGAGTTTCTCATGGAATATCGTTTTCATGGGGGACAAACAAGCTTGAAACAAAACCTACATTTTCTGTCAGCCAAAGTTTTTTGTATTAGCAGTTATAAATTCCCTGATGAGGAGTTAGAGAAACTCCGCTTGCGAAAATTAGCAGGTACGCAGCTAGCTTTAGGCTTAAGGCTGATTGAAAAAGGAGATGCTGTGGAGGGAAGAAGACTTTTGCAGCAATCAACTCAGGTATTAGGAAGAGAGCGCAAGCTTATGTTGGGGTTAATTTTATCTTACTTACCAATCAATCTGCGAAAATTCGCTTTAGAAGCTTTTCGCCAACTACGTCCTAAAGATTACACTGAGCAAGTGCGAGAAGCATCTGTTTAATTTTTGTTAATTCTCTAACTATTAATTACAGCAGTTTGCGAGTAAGTGAGGTATAAAAGATTAGATTTAAACTCACGTATCAAGAGTTTAAATCTACTATCTCTTTGCAGTTGCTACAACGGGTAGACAGCCGTGTGGGATGGTTCGTCTACTTGAGCGGACTGCTGTAGTATATCCTTGCAAAGCGCTACTCTCTGCCTCAAAACCTGAAGTTTTGTACTTCATGGAAAAGAAAACTGCTGTATTTATAGTAAATCACTCAAACAAAAACCTATGGATGACAAACCGTTTTTAACAATTGTTACTGCAACACGCGGTGATTTTTCTGAATATTGGTTAGAGCAGTTATTAAAAGTTAAAGGTAATGTGCAGTTTATTTTAGTTTATCCACCTGACGGAACCATTAAAAATATAGATGATTCTAGAGTCAGGAGTTTAAAAAGTCCATATAAAGGTGAAGTGATTCAAAGATTTACAGGATTGCTCAACGCCGAGAGTGATTATGTTCTAGCATTAGATGATGATGATTTTGCTCATCCTGATCTTGTAGATTTCACACAAAAGTATTTCCAACTATTTCCAGAAAGCTGGGTTTTAAGACTAAAAATACAAAATATACCTTATACTGATGAAGCTAGAATTAAACAAGAATGGGAACCAAATCCTGAGCCTGAAAAATTAGAAATATGTAAGAAAACACCTGAAAATCCTTTTCCTTTTCAAAAAGGTAATTATAAAGGTTTGTTAGAAGTTCCCATTGCCCCTTTAGATAAATCAATAGATATTAGACATATATTATTCCCTTGGCATCAAAGAAAAGATCAAAACGGCATTCATTTTGAAAACTTTAATAATAGAATCTGGCAAACTGCGCTAGTTAAGCCAGCATTGTATGAATTATCAAACACCATGAGAATTGCAGGTGCATTAACTTGGCTACCCGCATGGAGTCTAGATAGATTACTAGGTTTATTTGTGCAAGCAAAGTTTTATGAAAAAGATAAAATAATCGGTCATGCTCCACCAAAGCCAGAACAAATTAGATATGTAGTTATGGATGGTAGTTTAAAAGAGCCTAGACAGATTTTATTAGCAGACTTACTATTAGTTAAACGTTATCCCCAATATGGATATTTATGGAATCTGATATTTTGGCAGATTTACACTGTACCAAAGGTATTGGCTAAGTTGGTTAAATTCAAGTTAATCAAAGGGAAACAAACAACTGTTAGCCAAACTTGAATTTATTTGATTTGTGGCAAAGTAGGCGTAGGTTGGTTAATTGAGGCGTTTTGCAGTCTGTTAATAGCAAATATTGTACCAAGAGTCAAAGCTATAGATACGACTGCGATCGCTAATTGTATTTTCTATTCTCAATTGCTTGTGTATTTCCTTCTCAGCCTGGGCTGTTGTCCCTAATCGGTGATAATTATATTAAGATAGATTTAATTTATTTATATTATTTAATCATAAATATTTTGTGAGAGTCATAGTTATTAATCATAGAAAATAATATATTTAATCTATTACTTAGCTGTAAAAGGTATTAATAGTGGAATTTCAGAAAGAGTCTTGCTGTATAGTGAGAAATGTATGTGCTTGAAAAGAAGTGTTTAAGTTCATAATTTGCTTTTTTTAGCAAAAAACTGCGAGATTTATTTAGTGTGGCAGATTTGATCCCTCACTCTATTATAGCCATTGAAAAAAATCAGAGATACTATATAAAAATGTGTGTCATTTATTGCCATTTGAGTTAAAGTAGTTCTGGCGTAGATGCTCTATAAATTACCAGTATGGATACAAATGAATTAAAGTTCCTCCTAAAGTTATTGGGATTTCCCAATTACCGAACAGGACTAAGTGCCTTTAGTAGTTTTAAAGGTAAAGATAAAATTTGCCGAGAATTGGGCGATCGCGAACTGGTAGACTATTCGCGGGAAATTGCCACAGTCAAGATTTTACCTGCTGGTCAAGCCCTGCTGAAACTCCCATCAGGTGAGTTACCCATCACTGACAAAGAACTCAAGCTACTGGAGAAAATCAGTAAAGCTACTGGTAAAATCGCACCCAGCAAAATTACCTCGCTAAAAGCTGCTGAACGAGACGCGATATTAAAAACCCTCAATGAAAGAGGATTGATTGAAACTGAATTGCAACGTAAAAAAAATGGATCTGAGGTTTGGTTAACTGAAAGAGGAATCGAGTTGTTGCGAGATGACTACAACCCAGTAGGTAAAGCAAACATTAGCTTAGATTTGCTAAACAACTATCTCCGGTTTTTACGCAAGACTTTGCCGCTTAAGTCAGAACCAGTATCTCTTGTTTATACTCCTATTTTTGAATCATCAATTGAAACGATTATAAATATCAATGATGAAGAAATTTTACAAACTATTGAGAAATTAGACAAAGAACTGGGTACAGAAAATTATTTACCTATCTTCCATCTAAGAGAAAAATTACAACCACCACTTTCAAGAGATGAATTAGATCAGGCTTTGTATCGTTTGCAAAAGAATGATCTAATTGAACTGAGTACATTGTTAGATCCAACACCATATACACCAGAACAATTAAATACTGGCATTCCTCAAAATATAGGCGGTTCGTTGTTTTTTATCAGTGTTAATTAACGATTATAGTCATAATTTTCACTGAATTTCAGGTTGCTACCTTACCAAAATTTAGATATGACATCAATTAACGACATTATTAAAAAAGAGATTAATCCCTTTGACCTTGTAAACTTAAAATCGGGTAATTTTTGGAGTGAAAATCAAAGCTTTGAGTCTGTGGTTGAGTCAATTCATCAAGAAGCCATAAGTGAGATTGAAGGATTATTAGACTTAGTAGAAAAAGATCATCGTAGCCGTACTGTTTTACTTACAGGTGATTCCGGCTCTGGTAAAAGTTATTTACTTGCTAGACTCAAACTTAAGTTCAATTCTAGAGCTTTTTTTGCCTATATAAGTCCTTGGACTGACAACGATTATATTTGGCGGCATATTTTACGTTACACAGTTGATAGCTTAATTCAAGTACCAAATGGACAACAAGAATCTCAATTAGTATTGTGGCTGAAAAGTTTATCCACTTTTACTAAGCAGAGCCTAAAAAAGCGCATTTTTAATCATAGTTTGTGGGAATTATTACTTAGTGATCGCCAAACTTTTATTAAAGAACTTAAGAAAACGTATAAACAAGTAGGTATCTATAATCCTGACATATTTTTTGGCATACTACATGACCTTACTGAGCCAGAATTATATCCTTTAGCCTGCGAATGGTTACGAGGCGATGACTTAAGTGAAGATTCAAAGGCTGTATTAAAAGTTAAACACTGTATTGATAGTGAAGATGCGGCAAAGAATATTTTAGCCAACTTTGGTAAAATATCTACTGATAATCAACCAATAGTTTTATGCTTTGATCAAGTTGAAAGTCAAGCAAGTTGGGATTCAAATCCTCAACCCATTTTTAATATTAACACTACAATTCATAATGATAATCTCAGAAATTTTCTCATTATCATAAGTATAGTTCAGTCAGAGTGGAGACAAAAGGGTAGCCGAATTTTACAGTCTGATAAAGCTAGAATTGACAAGCAAGTAACACTAAAACCTATAAATTTAACTCAAGCAGAATCGCTTTGGATATATCATCTAAACTCCCTACATCAAAAAGCTAATGTCAATCCTGATTCACCCGTTTTTCCTTTAAATAAGGAATCCTTAGAAAAAAATTTTCCAGGTGGTAAAACCCTGCCGAGAAATACACTTATCTTAGGTCGTTATGAGTATCAAAAATATAAAATTTCCCTGTTAGAAAATGAAGAAATAATTTCACCACATTTTGTTAATAATCCATCCTCGAAACCAGAAATAATAGACACAGGAAAAGTTAATATACCTTTATTTAAAAAGCCTGATGGTACAATAATTATCTCTCCACCTCCTCCACCTCCAGATAATATTGAGCAAGTTCAGGCAGAATTTCATCTGCTGTGGCAGAAAGAATATAAGAAAAATCAGGAGAAATATAGCAAAATTTCATTGTTATCATCACCTGATTTAATAGGGATGTTACAACAAGCATTAATTGCTTTACAAATCCAGGGAATTAAGCTGAAACTATTAAGTGGAAAGTATGCTAGTTATTCTTTGAGTTATCAACAGCCTGTCAAGCAAGAAAGAGCAGGTATAGTATGGACTGAAGATGCAGGCATGGCAACCTTTTTTCATATCATGAATGCTTGCCAAAGAGTTATTCAACAGAATTTATGTCAAACTCTATATTTAATTAGAATCGGAGGAGTAGGAACATCAAAATTAGCTGGTAATCAAATATACCAAGAAATTTTTAATCATACCAACCATCATCACATAAGACCCAACCTGACTTCGGTTCACTACTTAGTAACATACCAAAATTTGGTAAATTCTGTACTGTCTCAAGAATTAGTATTGACGAGTAAACGTAGAGCAATTAACTTACAAGAATTACAATCTTTAATTTGGGAATCAAAAATTTTACACAAGTGTGATTTATTACAGGAGTTGGGAATTATTCCTAAAGAAAAAACTGAACCAGATAAGGGCAATAGAACAAGAAAAGATTTGCACTTAGTAAAAGATTTCTTGTTTAGTTTAGTGAAAACACAGAGCTTTATGGGTGTACCTACTTTAATTAAAAATGTGGTTGATCAGTTTCCTAATGTTCAAGAAAATGATGTCCAACTCTTAATTGAGCTTTTATGCCAAGAGAAGAAAGTGAAAGTTATCAACCCAAAGGGTAATTTTCAAGATAAATTAATTTGCTTGATTGCGTATTAGTCTTTGTTTCTGATCCAATTTTAGTCAATGCACTACCTCAAAGAAGCGCCAGAAATCATCGATGTCATATCCCAATTAGCAACAGCTAAGACACTTTGGTTAGATACAGAAATAGCTCATTGGTATACCTCGTCTCCTAAATTGTCGCTGATTCAGGTATTGGCTAAACCAATAGACACAACAGGCGCAACAGCTTATATTCTTGATGTACTGAATAAACCAGATTTGGCAAAATACTTTATCAACCAAATCATGGTTAATTCTCATATTACAAAAGTTTTTCATAATGCTAGTTTTGATATTAAATATTTAGGTGGACAAATAGCTAAAAATGTTATCTGTACTTTACAACTAGCCAGGAAAATTAGTCGCAAACATCTGCAAACTTCTAACTTAAAATTAAAAACTTTAGCAGTCGAACTATGTAATTTCTCTAACGTAGATATAGAAGAACAATCAAGCGACTGGGGAAAACGACCACTTAGCCAAAAGCAGTTACAATATGCGGCGATGGATACAGTTTATCTAGCAGCTGTGCATCGTCGTTTACTGGAAATATCTAGTCCTCATGCTGTCGATAATATTTTTCTACCAAATAATGATTTAAATCAGCCAACAAAAGAAATGGAAAATCCATCTTTAAGCGTGACTAAAGTAAGAATCGCTTTTGAATGTCCTCGATTATTTTATCTAAATCATCAATTTGGTGATAAGCCAATATTTCTACCACAAAATACCGCTATTGGTATTGGCAATCCATTTCATCAGTTAGCCGATAAATTTGTTAACTTAATTATTGTTGAGCCAGAATTTAAAAATTTATTTAAACCAGCAGTATCACAAATTAATATAGATGAGATTACTTCAGCAGTTCAACAAAAATTTTATCAACTAGAATTTTTTCCCTATTTACAAATAGCAATTCAAAAAGATGGAAACCAAGCGCAAGCACTCCTACAAATCTGGCAGGGGTTACAAGGGCTAATTAAACGCTTTACAGAATTGCTATTACTGAATCGAAAATACTGCTATGCAGACACAGTTATTAGTAATACTTTTTTGTTGACAGAACGCAGCATTGAGCATTATTTTACCTTACCTGATGGAACTCAGCAAAAGATTAGAGGTGAATTTGATTGTTTAGTGTTTAATTTTGAGTTAAATCGGCTGTGTGTAGTGGAGTTTAAAACCTATCAACCTGTAGACCCTTCCGCACAATTGGCGCAGGTTGCACTATACAGTTATATATTGCATCAAAAGAAAAAGGTTCCTGTCGATTCAGCCGTTTACTGTGTATTACCTGAGTTTAAAGAGTATCACTATTCCTGGGAAGACCTAGAAAATACAGTACATCAATTAATCCCTCACAAATTATTACAGATGCAGCAATGGTTGGCTTGGGAATCAGCAAATCCTAACCCACCACCGCGAACAACTCAGCCTCATCTATGTGAAATTTGTCCCCAGCAGCAAAAGTGTCAGACGTTTTTTGATGGTGTTATATCTGATCCCTCCCAACTCCCCTTAGAAAGGGAGGAATTGATTAATATTGATGCTTCTACAAACGATTTAAAGGACACATCTAAAGTAAATATTCAGCCATCACCCAATGCTGAAAAAATAGGGGAAGGTTTAATTAATACCTTGCAATCTTTTGGTGTTGGTGTTGACTATATGGGTGCGGCTGTTGGTCCGAGTTTTATCAGAGTGAAGCTAAAACCTAATTTGGGTGTGAAAGTAAATTCACTGCTGAGATTATCAAATGACTTGCAAGTGCAATTGGGGTTAGCAGACAAACCTTTAATTACTCCACAAGCTGGGTATGTCAGCATTGACTTACCGCGTCCAGATAGACAGGTTGCTAGTTTTAGAGATTACATTCAACCACAAAAGTTACCTGCAACAGCACCGATAAAAATCGCTATTGGGGTAAACCTAGAAGGAGAATTAATAGAGGCTAATTTATCTGATCCTAATACCTGTCACTTTTTAGTGGGTGGGACAACTGGTAGCGGTAAAAGCGAATTTTTGCGATCGCTCCTCCTCAGCTTACTATATCGTTATTCGCCGCAACATCTCAAAATCGCCCTAGTTGACCCCAAACGAGTTACTTTTCCAGAGTTTGAACGTATGGCTTGGTTATATTCACCAGTCGTTAAAGATAGCGATCGCGCTACTGAACTTATGGAAGAATTAGTTATAGAAATGGAATCCCGTTATCAGCAGTTTGAAAAAGCTAGCTGTGCTGATTTAACTGCCTATAATCAGCGTTCCCAAAAACCCTTACCACGCATTGCCTGTATCTTTGATGAATATGCGGACTTTATGGCAGAAAAGGAAGTTCGCAAAGCCTTAGAACAAAGTATCAAACGTTTAGGCGCAATGGCAAGGGCTGCGGGGATTCATTTAATTATTGCTACTCAACGCCCAGAAGCCGGTGTTGTAACTCCCATTATTCGTTCTAACCTACCAGGAAGAGTTGCGTTGCGAACTGCAAGCGAAGCCGACTCAAAAATTGTGCTAGGAGGAACTGAAACATCCGCCGCTTACCTACTAGGCAAAGGTGATTTACTCTACCAAATCGGCCCCCAACTGCATCGCTTACAAAGCTTATTTGCTAAAACTATTCAAATACCATCTATTTAATTTGATGTTGCTAACTTCCTTATGTGCGCTTCTGGATAATGCAAATTCATAAAGTCCGCGCACTGTTATAATTTTACAGCCTCAATCGAGACAATATTGCCATCAAAGATTTAATGGTAACGGGTGTAAGCTATCGGGAGCGCGTCATCAGAGGAAATCACAAATGGGATATGTAATTGCAACAGCAAATATGAAAGGTGGCGTAGGTAAGACTACTCTCACCGTTAACTTAGCCACCTGTTTGGCAAAAAATTATGGTAAACGGGTACTGGTGTTAGATTTAGATACACAAATCAGCGCCACCCTCAGCTTAATGTCGCCTTTAGACTTCGCCAAACGGCGTAAACAACGACTCACATTTAGATATTTAATTGACGATGTAATTAATCCAGACCCCAACGCCAAGCTGACAATCCAAGATATTATTCAACCTAACGTTTGTAATCTCCCAGGATTAAGTTTACTCCCAGGAGATATCGATTTATACGATGAGTTTATCGTCTCAGAAATGCTACATAAGCAAACAGTAGCTTTAGGCGAACAAAATTTTGAAAATGTCTGGAACCGCTTTGAAAGAGTCTTGATTAATAACATCTTAAAGCCAGTACGCGACGAATATGATTTTATTCTTTTAGATTGCGCTCCTGGTTATAATTTAATGACTCGTAGCGCCTTAGCAGCCAGCGATTTTTACCTCTTACCAGCCAAACCAGAACCTTTATCTGTGGTGGGTATTCAACTTTTAGAAAGACGCATTGGGCAGTTAAAAGAAAGTCACGAACAAGAAGCGAAGATAAATATTAAAATGTTGGGAATTGTGTTTAGTATGTGCAACACTAATCTACTTACTGGTAGATATTACAAACAAGTGATGCACCGAGTTGTGGAAGATTTTGGTGTGGAACAAATTTGTAAGGCACAAATTCCAGTTGATATCAACGTTGCTAAAGCGGTAGATAGTTTTATGCCGGCTGTGCTGAATGCACCCCAGTCAGCAGGTTCTAAAGCATTTTTGCAATTAACCCAGGAGTTGTTGCAGAAGTTGTAGTAAATCTTAAGTAGGGTGCGTTATGGCTTCAGCCTAACGCACCGTCTGATCTAGCGGTGCGTTAGGCGCTTTTATCATATTTTTCATGAGAACCTATAGCCAAAGTCTGCGCCTAACACACCCTACAAGAATTTTATTTTTACTTTATAAATAATCTCTTACTAAAAATTGATGTTTTTACCGTTGCCATTATATTGAGGATTGTAATAGTCATCGGGGTCATAGCCAACATCACCTACAAAGCAGAAAGAAGTCGCTAAATTAAAAGTTCTCTTTTCAAATATGAACTCTGTTAATGGTGGCATTTTGATAAAGTCATTTTTAAATCTCTGCCATTCTCTCTGTACGTATATATCAATAAAATAATTTTGTTTTTCTAATTCTTCAATAAAACTATCTTTTTCAAGAATTATTTCCTGTTGATTTTCTGTTTCAAATCGTAAATATATTTCTTCTAATAGTTTTCGCATTTGCACGGGATATCTGCCGGCTAAAGCGAGAAACGCTATTAAGGTTTGCTTGACTTTTTCTTCTGGTTCTTGTTCCCATGTTTGATCGTTGGGTGTTGGTGTCCAGATAATTTTGATGATTTTACAAATATTAATGAGGCGTTTAGCTGTTCTAGGGGTAAGGTCAACGTGTTGACAGCATTCTTTGATCATATCAAATTCTGCTTGAGTAAATTTTTCAACTAATAGTAATGCTTCACGCTGTTGCAATACTTGAGATTGTTCAGGTTGAAAGCTTTGTGTTTCGACTTCATCTTGAATATCATTTTGAATATTTTGCTGGTTTTGAACTTGATTGTCACTATTTAAGTCATAATTTATAGATTCTGGTCTTTCCCGCCTATTATTTTGTTCTGCATCTTCTTCTATTTTGATATCAATTAGCGACTTTAAATATCTTTCTAAAATTGCTTTATCAGCTATGGGTCGCATTTTATAAGGAATCTGGATAATCTTTTCTAAATAGTCAACGCCAGAAGGTGTCCCACCACGTTTTAAAACTCCTTTGTAACAGGTTTCTAAAGCACGGCTAATATAGCGGTCATCTATGGCTAAAATCACAACGAATATTTCTGTATTTAACAGTAATTGTATGGCTTCTAAAACCTGGACTACTGTGTTGGGTGGACAACGGTCTAAGTCATCTATGTAGAGAACTATTCTAGCTGGGCCTCTGGGAAAATATTGTTTAAGAATATTTAATTTATTCTGATTTCCAACTTTGTATGTTAAGTGGTCAGATAAATCTTGTAAATCATCTTGGATTTGGTGCATTATACCCAAGAGTTTTTGATAAGAATCTTCTTCTAAACGTTTGTTGATAAACTCTGATAATGAGGTATATTGAGCAGTTAAACCAGCACGTTGTTTTTGTAACTCTACTTGTGCTTGTAGTTTTTGGATTTCTTTCTCTTTATCAGCTAGTTCTTCTTGTTTTTGATCATAATCTGATTTATTTTTGAGTTGCTGTGCAATTTCTTCTTCTTTCTTCGCAACTAAATTTTGTTGCTCTTGCTCTATATTTGCTTGTGCCGATCGCAAAAAATTTGCTGCTTGTATTTGAAATTTTCTTATTCTTTTAAATACTGTTATTCCTTGATTTATTGCAGGGATTGTAAATAATGCTGTTATCCCAATCTTTACTGTTGATATGAAGTTTGATAGGATTGGTAAATTGGGTATTAAAAAATTAACTATACAAAAGTAGATTACAAATGGTACAGTTAGCCAAAAGATAAATATAATCCATATTTTTTTGTCTTTCTTAATAAATTCAACTAAACCTAATATTTTAGCTGGCTGTGCTTCTAAAAAGTGTTTTACCCTCTGCGCATTATTAATTATAGTATTTATCTGTTCATGTTGATCTTCAATTATCTCTTCGGCTTTATCTATGAGATTACTATTTGTGGATAATTCAGTTAAATTTAAAGATAATCGATTTTCTAAATCTTGCTTGCCTTTAAATCCATAGGAATGTAAAAACTCTTTGAAGATGGAGCTACCAAAATCATCTTTACTAAGTTCTTTTAATTGAGCCAGAAATAGGGTTACTATGGCTGTGGTTCTTCTTTTCTGATTAACTTCTTGCTCAATTTGCTCTTGATATTGTTGTAATTCTTGCTCAATCTGCTCTTTCGCTTTTTGTGCTGTTCGCAACTCCGTTTCTGTCTTTTCTAGTTTTTTTTGTTCTTCACTTCTCACTTCACTGAGAATGTTCCAGAGTTCATTTTCTGAGCTTTTATCTTGAAATTTAGTAAATACTTCTCCCAAGCCAGATTCTAAGATTTCTTTTCTATCACTCTC
Above is a genomic segment from Nostoc sp. MS1 containing:
- a CDS encoding ParA family protein, encoding MGYVIATANMKGGVGKTTLTVNLATCLAKNYGKRVLVLDLDTQISATLSLMSPLDFAKRRKQRLTFRYLIDDVINPDPNAKLTIQDIIQPNVCNLPGLSLLPGDIDLYDEFIVSEMLHKQTVALGEQNFENVWNRFERVLINNILKPVRDEYDFILLDCAPGYNLMTRSALAASDFYLLPAKPEPLSVVGIQLLERRIGQLKESHEQEAKINIKMLGIVFSMCNTNLLTGRYYKQVMHRVVEDFGVEQICKAQIPVDINVAKAVDSFMPAVLNAPQSAGSKAFLQLTQELLQKL
- a CDS encoding ATP-binding protein, giving the protein MTSINDIIKKEINPFDLVNLKSGNFWSENQSFESVVESIHQEAISEIEGLLDLVEKDHRSRTVLLTGDSGSGKSYLLARLKLKFNSRAFFAYISPWTDNDYIWRHILRYTVDSLIQVPNGQQESQLVLWLKSLSTFTKQSLKKRIFNHSLWELLLSDRQTFIKELKKTYKQVGIYNPDIFFGILHDLTEPELYPLACEWLRGDDLSEDSKAVLKVKHCIDSEDAAKNILANFGKISTDNQPIVLCFDQVESQASWDSNPQPIFNINTTIHNDNLRNFLIIISIVQSEWRQKGSRILQSDKARIDKQVTLKPINLTQAESLWIYHLNSLHQKANVNPDSPVFPLNKESLEKNFPGGKTLPRNTLILGRYEYQKYKISLLENEEIISPHFVNNPSSKPEIIDTGKVNIPLFKKPDGTIIISPPPPPPDNIEQVQAEFHLLWQKEYKKNQEKYSKISLLSSPDLIGMLQQALIALQIQGIKLKLLSGKYASYSLSYQQPVKQERAGIVWTEDAGMATFFHIMNACQRVIQQNLCQTLYLIRIGGVGTSKLAGNQIYQEIFNHTNHHHIRPNLTSVHYLVTYQNLVNSVLSQELVLTSKRRAINLQELQSLIWESKILHKCDLLQELGIIPKEKTEPDKGNRTRKDLHLVKDFLFSLVKTQSFMGVPTLIKNVVDQFPNVQENDVQLLIELLCQEKKVKVINPKGNFQDKLICLIAY
- a CDS encoding glycosyltransferase family 2 protein: MVKVTVCIPTYNRAHLLPYAVNSVLAQTYTDFEIIICDDGSTDNTPQIVSQWHDPRIRYIRQPVNGGRSRNMRSGFEAACGSYFIKFDDDDALTPEFLEKTVAVLDADSRVDFVCTNHWIINQNNERVESATIENSRKWGKDKLQRGVIPNLMRETFLQQSLQVGSTLFRRACLQEVDYMRPQADGCEDFDLLVRLAIAGKQGYFIPEFLMEYRFHGGQTSLKQNLHFLSAKVFCISSYKFPDEELEKLRLRKLAGTQLALGLRLIEKGDAVEGRRLLQQSTQVLGRERKLMLGLILSYLPINLRKFALEAFRQLRPKDYTEQVREASV
- a CDS encoding DNA translocase FtsK; the protein is MHYLKEAPEIIDVISQLATAKTLWLDTEIAHWYTSSPKLSLIQVLAKPIDTTGATAYILDVLNKPDLAKYFINQIMVNSHITKVFHNASFDIKYLGGQIAKNVICTLQLARKISRKHLQTSNLKLKTLAVELCNFSNVDIEEQSSDWGKRPLSQKQLQYAAMDTVYLAAVHRRLLEISSPHAVDNIFLPNNDLNQPTKEMENPSLSVTKVRIAFECPRLFYLNHQFGDKPIFLPQNTAIGIGNPFHQLADKFVNLIIVEPEFKNLFKPAVSQINIDEITSAVQQKFYQLEFFPYLQIAIQKDGNQAQALLQIWQGLQGLIKRFTELLLLNRKYCYADTVISNTFLLTERSIEHYFTLPDGTQQKIRGEFDCLVFNFELNRLCVVEFKTYQPVDPSAQLAQVALYSYILHQKKKVPVDSAVYCVLPEFKEYHYSWEDLENTVHQLIPHKLLQMQQWLAWESANPNPPPRTTQPHLCEICPQQQKCQTFFDGVISDPSQLPLEREELINIDASTNDLKDTSKVNIQPSPNAEKIGEGLINTLQSFGVGVDYMGAAVGPSFIRVKLKPNLGVKVNSLLRLSNDLQVQLGLADKPLITPQAGYVSIDLPRPDRQVASFRDYIQPQKLPATAPIKIAIGVNLEGELIEANLSDPNTCHFLVGGTTGSGKSEFLRSLLLSLLYRYSPQHLKIALVDPKRVTFPEFERMAWLYSPVVKDSDRATELMEELVIEMESRYQQFEKASCADLTAYNQRSQKPLPRIACIFDEYADFMAEKEVRKALEQSIKRLGAMARAAGIHLIIATQRPEAGVVTPIIRSNLPGRVALRTASEADSKIVLGGTETSAAYLLGKGDLLYQIGPQLHRLQSLFAKTIQIPSI
- a CDS encoding P-loop NTPase fold protein, coding for MELNPQQEVVFLAPEFTDEIEEAIADVEEAKKPLITTFNFHSPVRAVAISPNGHGIAVGLEDGTIEIRDLPIGSELVSWTGHESEVFSVAFSSNGTMIVSGSKDNSLCLWDLQGEPIGQPFWGHKGWVNSVAFSPDDTMIVSGSDDYTVRLWNLQGEPIAPPFQGHEGWVNSVAFSPDGTKIVSGSKDNSLRLWDLQGQPIGQPFLGHEDAVRSVAFSPDGTKIISASLDKTVRLWDLQGQLIGEPFQGHENGVYSVAFSLDGTMIVSSSRDKTVRLWNLQGQLIAPPFRGHQSSVYSVAFSPDGTKIVSGSRDKTVRVWDLQPQKLYINRIAEAFRNDKPTGEDALDVGKELRAIADVLMLRSLQPPLAVAIVGGWGSGKSFGMHLIKQQINKIRCQPLTSEQAWNINANNPNLSPFVGHVYQIEFNAWSYAKSDLWASLMQTIFDQLDRQLTLEKQLGEFKDLLQGGEIWRVLNQMVESDRKEILESGLGEVFTKFQDKSSENELWNILSEVRSEEQKKLEKTETELRTAQKAKEQIEQELQQYQEQIEQEVNQKRRTTAIVTLFLAQLKELSKDDFGSSIFKEFLHSYGFKGKQDLENRLSLNLTELSTNSNLIDKAEEIIEDQHEQINTIINNAQRVKHFLEAQPAKILGLVEFIKKDKKIWIIFIFWLTVPFVIYFCIVNFLIPNLPILSNFISTVKIGITALFTIPAINQGITVFKRIRKFQIQAANFLRSAQANIEQEQQNLVAKKEEEIAQQLKNKSDYDQKQEELADKEKEIQKLQAQVELQKQRAGLTAQYTSLSEFINKRLEEDSYQKLLGIMHQIQDDLQDLSDHLTYKVGNQNKLNILKQYFPRGPARIVLYIDDLDRCPPNTVVQVLEAIQLLLNTEIFVVILAIDDRYISRALETCYKGVLKRGGTPSGVDYLEKIIQIPYKMRPIADKAILERYLKSLIDIKIEEDAEQNNRRERPESINYDLNSDNQVQNQQNIQNDIQDEVETQSFQPEQSQVLQQREALLLVEKFTQAEFDMIKECCQHVDLTPRTAKRLINICKIIKIIWTPTPNDQTWEQEPEEKVKQTLIAFLALAGRYPVQMRKLLEEIYLRFETENQQEIILEKDSFIEELEKQNYFIDIYVQREWQRFKNDFIKMPPLTEFIFEKRTFNLATSFCFVGDVGYDPDDYYNPQYNGNGKNINF
- a CDS encoding transcription factor RcaD, producing the protein MDTNELKFLLKLLGFPNYRTGLSAFSSFKGKDKICRELGDRELVDYSREIATVKILPAGQALLKLPSGELPITDKELKLLEKISKATGKIAPSKITSLKAAERDAILKTLNERGLIETELQRKKNGSEVWLTERGIELLRDDYNPVGKANISLDLLNNYLRFLRKTLPLKSEPVSLVYTPIFESSIETIININDEEILQTIEKLDKELGTENYLPIFHLREKLQPPLSRDELDQALYRLQKNDLIELSTLLDPTPYTPEQLNTGIPQNIGGSLFFISVN
- a CDS encoding glycosyltransferase family A protein yields the protein MDDKPFLTIVTATRGDFSEYWLEQLLKVKGNVQFILVYPPDGTIKNIDDSRVRSLKSPYKGEVIQRFTGLLNAESDYVLALDDDDFAHPDLVDFTQKYFQLFPESWVLRLKIQNIPYTDEARIKQEWEPNPEPEKLEICKKTPENPFPFQKGNYKGLLEVPIAPLDKSIDIRHILFPWHQRKDQNGIHFENFNNRIWQTALVKPALYELSNTMRIAGALTWLPAWSLDRLLGLFVQAKFYEKDKIIGHAPPKPEQIRYVVMDGSLKEPRQILLADLLLVKRYPQYGYLWNLIFWQIYTVPKVLAKLVKFKLIKGKQTTVSQT